AGGTTTTTCGCGATTATTCCGCCGCAAAACCTTTTAAGGTATGGAGCGCCGGCTGCTCTACCGGCGAAGAGCCCTATACATTGGCTATGGTTTTAAGCCTGTTTGCCGAAACACATATGGGGTTTAGCTTTAATATATGGGGTACCGATATTTCGAGCAGGGTTTTGCAGGCTGCGGCATTAGCGGTATATACCGAAGATAAAGTAGCCCCCGTGCCAATTGCATTAAAACGCCAGTTCCTGCTTAAAAGCAAGGATGTGCATAACAAAACCGTGCGCATTGTACCCCAGTTACGGGAAAAAGTAAAGTTTGGCCGTTTAAATTTCATCGACGAAGATTTTGGTCCGATAGCAAATTTCAATGTCATTTTCTGCCGCAATGTTTTGATTTATTTTGACCGGCCAACACAGGAAAAAGTTATCCTGAAGCTATGTTCGAAATTAGAGCCGGGAGGGTATTTGTTCCTGGGCCATTCAGAATCCGTGTCGAATATGAATTTACCATTAACGCAAATACGGCCCAATATTTTTAAAAGGAAATAAACGGCCACTATTATTTTTATAATGGATAGATATTATTTATACCCCGGGTCGATTTTTGCGAGCAGAAAGCCTCACATTGTCGATACTATTTTAGGCTCATGTGTAGCAGTGACCCTTTGGGACCCTGTATTGGAATTTGGAAGTATTAACCATTATATGCTGCCGTACTGGAATGGTGAAGGCACCCCATCAAATAAATATGGCGACATTGCCATACCGGCTATTATTAATAAAATGCTGGCCTTGGGCAGCAATAAAAGTAATTTAAGGGCCAAGGTATTCGGGGGCTGCGAAACTGGCGCCCCCAATGGCGTATTCCATATTGGCGAACGCAATATCGGGCTGGCTATTGAGGTGTTAAAAAAGGAGCAAATACCGGTTTTAAGCCATAATGTTGGAGGATACCGTGGGCGGAAGGTTTTATTTTACTCGGAAAGTGGTAAGGTAATGATCAAATATATTAAACAAAACTTTCCTGATCAGCAAATAGATACCAAGGGCTAATACCTCACCCGTATGAAGAATAAAATTAAAGTTCTTATTGTTGACGACTCTGCCATATTCAGGCAATTGCTGGGCAAAATTTTAAGCGCCGACCCGGTAATTGAAGTTATGGCCACAGCGGCCGACCCATATATTGCAGCAAGCAAAATGACCATGCAGGTTCCGGATGTTATTACCCTTGATTTGGAAATGCCCCGAATGGACGGGATTACCTTTCTCAAAAAAATAATGTCCCAGCACCCTATCCCGGTTATTATCATAACGGGGCACACCGGGAGGGATATGGAAGTAACGCTGAAAGCATTGGAGTACGGTGCTGTTGAGGTGCTTACAAAAGAGATGTTTGACGAGCAGGCGCTTACCAGTGAAGCCAGGGGCCGGATTTGCGAAATTGTTAAATCGGCAGCACTTACCAAGATTGCCCGCAAATCCATTGCCGAAAAACCTTCGGTGGTGCCTAAATTATCAGCCGATGCCGTGCTGCAATACGTTAAACCTAAAAACCAAAGCATTATTAGTGATAAAGTAATTGCAGTAGGGGCATCAACCGGCGGTACCGAAGCCATAAGGGTATTTTTAGAAGGCCTCCCCGTTGATATTCCGGGTATTGTAATAGTACAGCACATGCCCGAAAACTTTACCCGCCTGTTTGCCGAGCGGCTGGACGGTTTGTGTAAGATTGGCGTTAAGGAAGCAGAAGACGGAGACCTGGTTAAGCCCGGCATGGCCTTAATAGCCCCCGGGAACCGCCACCTTTTACTTAAAAGAAGAGGATCGCAATATTATGTTGAGTTGAGTGATAGTCCGCTGGTAAACCGGCATCGCCCGGCGGTGGATGTATTGTTCCGCTCTACAGCTATTTATGCCGGGCAAAATGGCATCGGAATAATTTTAACAGGCATGGGCGACGATGGCGCGCGGGGCTTACTTGAAATTAAGCAGGCAGGCGGTAAAACCATCGCACAGGATGAAAGTTCCTGTGTTGTGTTCGGAATGCCAAAGGAAGCTATTTTGCTGAATGCTGCCGATAAGATTTTACCGTTAAAAGATATTTCGCGATACGTAGTCCAACTGGTGAACGACAAGAGGTTTGTTTAAACAGAGGCTAATTGCATTAAAGCCTGAAAATTAAATGCGGCAGATGTAATTCCTCGTCAGCATAAAAACAGCTAAATTGCCGTATGAAATACATTACCATCTCCCTGCTGTTGTTCATTACTGCAGCCGCCTCGGCCCAAACCATCATCAAACCCGATGCCCGGATTAAACAAATGGCCGATGAGGTATCCTCCCAAAACATTGAAACAACCATTCGCAAACTGGTAACCTTTAAAAGCAGGCATACCCTAAGCGATACAACCAGCAAAACCACCGGCAGCGGCGCGGCACGAAATTGGATAAAGGCCGAAATGGAAAAATATGCCCTGGAATCGGGCGGGCGGATGACCGTTGCTTTTGATACATTCACCCAGCCAAAAGGTACAAGGATTGATAAGCCGGTAAAGCTGAAAAATGTACTGGCTATACTGAAGGGTACCGACCCAACAGATAGCCGTGTTTACCTGGTATCGGGCCATTATGATTCACGGATTAACGATGTGATGGACGCAAACGGGGTGGAGCCTGGGGCTAATGATGATGCATCGGGCACGGCGCTTTCGATGGAACTGGCCAGGGTGATGGCCAAACGCCAATTCCCGGCCACCATAATTTTTATGGCCGTGGTAGGCGAGGAGCAGGGGCTTTATGGATCGGCCAATGTGGCCAAACGCGCCAAAGCCGAAAACTGGAACGTAGATGCCATGCTGAACAATGATATTGTAGGCAACACTCATGGCATGGAAACCGATTTAAAGGATAACCGCAGTGTTAGGGTGTTCAGCGATGGTATCCCCACCAATGCTACCGATAAGCAGGTGGCTGCGCTAAAATCATTGGGCGGCGAAAATGACAGCCCATCGCGCGAGTTGGCCCGGTATGCCAAAGAAACCGGCGAACGCTACGTTGACCAGCTGGATGTAAAATTGATATACCGCCGCGACCGCTACCTGCGCGGCGGCGACCACCTCCCGTTTTTAGAACAGGGCTTTACCGCGGTAAGGTTTACCGAAATGAACGAAGATTTTAACCGCCAGCACCAGAGCATCCGCACCGAAAACGGTGTAGACTATGGCGACCTGCCCGACTTTGTTGATTTTAACTACGTACAAAAAGTAGCCCGCATGAACCTGTCGGTACTGGCCAACCTGGCATTCGCCCCTGCCCGGCCCCAAAATGTAGGCATCATAACCAGCGACCTCACCAACAAAACCAAACTTACCTGGGAAGCGCCATCTACAGGCAAAAAGCCCGCAGGCTATTACGTACTGATGCGCGAAACCACCAGCGCCTTTTGGGAACGTAAGTTTTATGTAACCGATACAATGGCTACGCTGGCCTACTCAAAGGATAATTACTTTTTTGCGGTGCAATCGGTAGATGCTGACGGGCATGAGAGTTTGCCGGTGTTTCCGAAGCCGGTGAGGTAAAAGCCTCACCCAAGCCCCTGCAAATGAGAGGGCTTTAAAAGCAAACATCATACATTAAAAAGGCCCAAACAAATATGGTAATAAACACCGCAGCAAATCTTATAGCCTCCGCTATTTTCAGCGGCACGGTTATAATAAGCCTGTGCCTTGTTGTGGTTAGTCTTTTTAAAATCAAACTGACTAATATTAACAAAGCTGTTCTAATAAAAGCAGTTAACATCGTGTTGCTTTTTGGCGCGATGATTTATACCGTAATGTGGGTAATGGAAATTTTTGTGGCTTTTTACTCGGGGGGGGAGTACGAGCAATATACATTAACCAATCGACTGTTTGGTTCTTATTGGTGGGCTGCGTTTGCTTCACTGGTCAGCAGTGTGTTGCTGCCGCAGATGCTATGGATCAAAAAGTTTCGCAGTTCTTTTAGCCCGACAATAATTATTATTTCATTTTGGCTGTTTATTAATATTCTTGCACAACTACCGTTCGGGATAGTTGGGATTCTCAGGGAATTTAGGATCTCGATGAGTTACCTTGGGGGATTGGGGATTTACATGGTAATGTTAGTATCTGCGTATATGATTTTGAATAGAAAGGTAGCGCGACCAATAAGCACATAGTGTGATTAATAATCCGTCACTCAAATCAAAACTCTACTTCTCTGAAGAGGATTTTCCCTGTTTTTTTTCAAAAGCTATCTCCCTGTCACCTTTGCAAAAAGCCAGCAACTTATAAGTTTGTTTAAATTACCTTTATGCTATCGCCGATTCAAATTCAATGCAAAAAAACAAAATACCCATACGCCCCTTACTGGCGGTTTTAGGCTCGATATTAAGCGTTCAGGTAGGGGCTGCTATTGCTAAGGGATTATTTCCGGCTCTCGGTGCTTCAGTTACCGCCACCTTGCGGATAGGATTATCGGCATTGATACTGCTTGTCGTGAACAGGCCAGGGTTAAAAACATTAACCCGCGAACAATGGAATGCGGTTATCCCTTACGGTTTATGCCTGGGTGCCATGAATTTAATTTACTACCTGGCCTTATCGCGCATTCCGTTGGGGATAGCAGTCACCCTTGAGTTTATGGGGCCGTTGCTGCTTGTGGTGTTTAGTTCAAAACGCGCCATCGAATTTTTATGGGTACTACTGGCCGCAGGCGGGATTGTATTAATGACACCCTGGAATAACACCAATATTGATTTGTTTGGCGCGGGCATGGCTTTGCTGGCCGGTGCCTTTTGGGCCGGCTATATTGTGTTGGGCCGGCGGGTATCTGCGGTGTTAAATGGCGGTCAGGCCGTTACCATAGGTATGCTGTTTGCGTTAATGGCGACATTGCCATTTGCTTTCGCAAGTGACGGGATGATGAACTTTAAAAGCAGTATGATTATCCCGGCTATGGGGTTGGCGTTATTTTGCAGCGCCATTCCGTTTTCTTTAGAGATGTACGGACTTAAATATATCCCCACCAAAACATTCAGTATCCTTATGAGCATGGAACCAGCGGTTGGCGCCATCTGCGGGTTGATATTTTTGAAAGAATATCTTTCGATACAGGAATATGTCGCGGTTATACTGGTTGTAATCGCCAGCGCCGGAGCAACAATTGGTAACCGGCAGGAGATGGGCAACATAACACCGGAAGGTTAATGTATTGCAGGCTAAAAGCTTATTTAAAGAACCTGGTCATTTCGAACCCTTGAAGGGTGGGCAGCAGCGTAGAAAGGGCTCGAAATCTTTTACGCCCTGCATCTCAAAGAGTTGTTCGGAATGTAGGTTGGATATAGCAAACCCCAAAATTGGCATGGCGTAACTCGTAGGGGCAACCAGGTATAAACATATCAATACCCGCTTGGCATGGGCAGCTGAAAGCTGCAACCATGGTACCCACGAGCTAAAAGCTCGCGGGAGCGATGTACGCAAATCAAAAGCCCTCTCCTTTGGAGAGGGTTGGGTGAGGCTCTTTTTTTTACTAAGTTTGTATTATGTATTTCTTTAGAAAAAAAGATCCCAACAGGCCGGATAACATTAACCTGCGCATTATGCATTTTATAAATGCACTGGCCATCCTGATGTTTTTAGCGGGCATCATCTATAAGCTGATACAAGTGTTCATACTCAAAAAATGATGGAAATAATAAACACCAATAACGCGCCTGCACCTATCGGGCCGTACAGCCAGGCTACTGTTGCCGGTAATTTTGTATTTGTATCTGGCCAGATACCCCTTAACCCCGCCACCGGCGAGCTGGTTACCAGCGGTATTAAAGATGAAGCCGTTTTAGTAATGGAAAATATTAAAGCTATTTTAACCGAAGCAGGCCTCGGCTTTGCCAACGTGGTAAAAACCAGCATATTTTTAACCGATCTGGGTAATTTTGGCCAGGTAAATGAAGTATACGGCACCTATTTTACATCAAACTTCCCTGCCCGCGAAACGGTACAGGTATCGGCACTGCCAAAAGGCGTTAATGTAGAGATATCGGTTATTGCGGTAAAATAAAGCCTCACCCCGGCCCTCTCCAAAGGAGAGGGAGGAGCGACTATATGTCATTGCGAGGAACGAAGCAATCGCGAACTACGAACATCCGCCCTGAAAAGTAGGAGATTGCTTCGTTCCTCACAATGACATAATCCTTTGTGATGGAGAGATACTGAGGATGACGATTGTAACACATGGTTTAACAAACACGCAAATCAAAAGTCCTCTCCTTTGGAGAGGATTTAGGTGAGGCCTATGGATCCTTTTCAAACACCACTTACATATTTAAAAGGCGCGGGCCAAACCCGGGCCGAGGTGTTGAAAAAGGAATTGGGTATTGCCACTTTTGAGGATTTGCTGCGCCATTTCCCCTTCCGGTATATCGACCGGACCAAATTTTACAAGGTAAAAGATATTAATCCCGATTTGCCTTACGTGCAGGTTTTGGCCCGTGTTATTAGCAAGCAAATTGTTGGCGAGAAGCACACCAAACGGCTGGTTGTACAAACCCGTGATGATACCGGCACGTTGGAACTGGTTTGGTTTAAAGGCATCAACTGGATAGATAAAACTATTGTGCCCGGCACGGTATACATTGTGTTTGGCAAGGCAGGATCCTTTAACGGGCAAGCCCAAATGGCGCATCCCGAAATGGAAATCTACTCGCCTGCCAATATGCAGCGGCAGGGCAACGCTACCTTGCAGCCGGTATATAACTCTACTGAAAAGCTTAAGCAGTTTCAACTGGACAGCAAGGGTATTCAAAAACTAACCGCTACCTTACTGGGCCTGCATGCTAAGGATATTAAAGAAAATTTACCGCTGTACATAATTCAGCACTTTAAACTCCTGGGTAGGGCCGAGGCTTATCGCAACACCCACTTCCCGGCCGATGCCAATTTGCTGAACGAGGCTTTGCACCGGCTTAAGTTTGAGGAACTGTTTTTGCTGCAGCTTAAACTCCTGCGCAATAAACTGCTGCATACCCAAAAGTTTAAGGGGAACGTATTTAGTACCGTAGGGCATTACTTTAATGATTTTTACCACCATAAACTACCTTTTGAACTAACTACGGCGCAAAAACGGGTGCTAAAGGAGATAAGGCAGGACACCCAGCGCGGCGTGCAAATGAACCGCCTGTTGCAGGGCGATGTAGGCAGCGGCAAAACCGTTGTTGCCCTGATGGCGATGCTGATTGCTATTGATAACGGCTTCCAGACCTGCATTATGGCGCCCACCGAAATATTGGCCAGCCAGCATTACCAAACCATCAGCAGTTTGGTTGGCGATGGTTTTATCGAGGTGGCCCTGCTCACCGGATCAACCAAGCAAAAAGACCGCAGGGTGCTGCACCAGAAACTGGAAAGCGGCGAAATGAAGATACTGATTGGTACCCACGCCCTGATAGAGGACAAAGTACAATTCAAAAACCTGGGCTTCGTGGTGATTGATGAGCAGCACCGTTTTGGGGTAGAACAGCGGGCCAAACTTTGGCGTAAAAACATGATGCCACCCCACATCCTGGTGATGACGGCAACGCCCATCCCCCGCACCCTGGCCATGACCTTGTACGGCGACCTGGATGTATCGGTAATTGATGAGTTGCCTGCCGGCCGTAAGCCTATCCAAACACTGCACTTTTTTGATAACCAGCGCCTGCGGGTGTTTGGTTTTATGAAAAAGGAAATTGCCCTGGGCCGGCAAATTTATATTGTGTACCCGCTGATTAAGGAAAGCGAAAAACTCGACCTTAAAAACCTGGAAGAGGGTATCGAAATTATCTCGCGCGAGTTTCCATTGCCCGAGTATAAGATCAGCATTGTGCATGGCAAATTAAAACCCGCCGATAAGGAGTTTGAGATGCAGCGCTTCATCAAAGGGCAAACTCAAATTATGGTGGCCACCACCGTGATAGAGGTTGGGGTTAACGTGCCCAATGCCTCGGTAATGATCATTGAAAATGCCGAGCGTTTTGGCCTGTCGCAACTGCACCAGCTGCGCGGTAGGGTAGGGCGCGGAGCCGAGCAATCATACTGTATTTTGATGAGCAGCCACAAGCTAAGCCACGACGGCAAAATTCGGCTGGATACCATGGTGAAAACCAATAACGGTTTCGAAATCTCCGAGATCGACCTGCAGCTGCGCGGCCCCGGCAACCTGGATGGTACCCAGCAAAGCGGCGTGCTCGACCTGAAGGTTGCCAACCTTGCTACCGACCAGGAGCTGTTATTTAAAGCCCGCAAAACGGTAGAGCAAATTTTTGCCAAAGACCCCCAACTGGCCCTACCCGAAAACCAGGTGTTGCACCATGCCTTCGAAACAAAAAATGCCGGTTTAAGCTGGGATAAAATTTCCTGAGGCTTCCATTATTGCCGCAAAATATTAAATTTGTTTCCGACTGACTTCATTTGATAAGCGCACAGAAATTTCTTTGCAAGAAAGGTGATCCAAAGGTGTTGTAAAGGTATCTGCAGGTAACCGAAAGGTTATTCGAAAGGTGGCCAAAGGGTACTGAACGGTGACCCGCAAGAGTGCTTATCGCATAAAAAACAAACATTTAAATGAAAAGAAAATTTACTTTTTTAATCTCCTCGCTGCTGTTATCAGCCAACCTCATTCATGCCCAGGATTCATTAATGATCCGCAAAATTTACGACGAAGCCCTGGTAAACGGCAAAAGTTATGAAAGCCTGCGCTACCTGTGTAAAAACATAGGCCAGCGTATCAGCGGCTCGGCCAACGCCCAAAAAGCTGTGGAATACAGCAAAAAACTGATGGAAAGCTATGGCTTCGATAAGGTTTATTTACAGGAAGTTATGGTGCCCCATTGGGTACGCGGTGCCAAAGAAACAGCTTTTATTATTGATGGCAAAAAACGTATCCCGGTGCCTATTGCCGCCCTGGGGATGACAGTTGCTACCCCTAAAGAAGGTATTACAGCCAATGTTATTGAGGTACAGAGCCTTAAAGAACTGGCAACCCTTGGCGAAGCGGCTATTAAAGGCAAAATCGTATTCTTTAACCGTGCTTTTGATCCACGGTTTATTGAAACCGGACAAGCCTACGGAACCGCTGGAGATCAGCGCTTTATGGGGCCTGCTGCCGCCGCCAAATATGGCGCAGTAGGCGTTATAGTGCGTTCGCTGACAGAGAGTTTAGATGATTACCCCCATACCGGCGCTACCCTGACCGATAAGGATGGCAAAAATATCCCGGCTGCGGCAATCTCTACCAAAGCGGCCAACAAGCTGAGCGCCATGCTTAAAATGCGTAAGTTCCCTGCAGCCAAGTTCTACTTCAAACAAAGCTGCCAGTTATTGCCCGATGTTTTATCCTACAACGTAATTGGCGAACTTACTGGTACAGAGCATCCTAATAAGTTTATATCCGTAGGCGGCCACCTTGATTCCTGGGACCTGGCCGAAGGCGCGCACGACGATGGTACCGGTGTAATGCAATCGGCTGAGGTGCTAAGGATCTTTAAGGCAATAGGTTACAAACCTAAAAACTCCGTTCGGGCGGTGTTTTTCATGAACGAGGAGAATGGCCACAAAGGTGGCACCAAATACGCCGAACTTGCCGCTCAAAATAAGGAGGAGCACATTGCCGCTATAGAAACCGACGAAGGCGGCTTTACCCCGCGGGGCTTCAGCTTTTCGGATGTATCTAAAGATTTTATAACAAAAGTGAACACCAACTGGAAATCAATATTAGAGCCATACGAAGTTGACCAGCTGACTATAGGTGGGTCGGGAACAGACATTGAGCCGATGAAAGAAAAGTTGCCAAGCGTTGTGCTGATCGGCTTTCGCCCTGATTCTCAGCGCTATTTTGATATCCACCACACACCAAACGACGTATTTGAAAACGTAAACAAACGCGAGCTTGAACTGGGGGGGGCCGGTATCGCAGCGCTGATTTACCTGATAGATCAGCACGGATTTTGATGCGTAGATGATTATTTATTGATGAATTAATTTTTCCGCCGCATGTGTTCTCACATGCGGCTTTTTGCATTAAGGATAGTAGCGAATACCAGTCAATGTGGCTAAGGCCCGTGCAGTATAAGCGCATAGCCTGACCCGAGGAACGAGGGTAATGCCCCAATCTGAATTTTAATAGGTACGATTTACCACCGGCACTTCCACAGGCGTTTTTTGCTAAAATCTGCACATTTGTAATCTGAAATCTGCAGATTTTTTAAAAATCCTGAAAATCGTGTTGTAAATTTGCGGCACATCTAAAACAACACTGTGACCGAAGAAGGCGAGAGTAAACCCAAAATTGATTCCTTTGCAGCATTGCGATATAAAGATTTCCGGTCTTATATCGGTATGCGTTTTTGTTTCACCTTTGCATATTCTATGCAAGCCGTTATAATCGGTTTTTATATCTATGAGTTAACAAAAGACCCATTTGCTTTGGGTTTGGTAGGCTTATGCGAGGCTATTCCCGCGGTTTGTATCGCTTTATACGGCGGTTATATTGCTGATAAATCTGAGAAACGTAAGATGTTGCTGTTAATATTCAGTGGGGTGATATTCACCTCGATGGTGATGTTTACTGTTACGCTTAAAAGCATGAGCGATATTATTCACGTAGGTTGGGTGGTTCCTATAATTTACGTGATGATATTTTGTAACGGAATTGCAAGGGCGTTTTATGGTCCGGCTACTTTTACTATTTACGCGCACAGTATTCCTAAGGAAGTTTACCCCAACGGCAGCACCTGGAGCAGTTCGAGCTGGCAGGTGGCATCCATTGTGGGCCCGGCTGCGGGCGGGTTGATCTATGGCTATTCTGATAAATTTTTTGGTATAAGCGGCATTACTGCAACTTTTGGTTGTATTATCTTTTTTCTCATAGTATCATTAATACTGGTTGCGCGTTTACGCAAATATCCGCCTGTTTTTGTGCCTAAGGAGAGTATTTATAAAAGTCTTTCAGAAGGAATTTCCTTTGTGTTTGGCAATAAAATGATGATAGGGGCCATGAGCCTCGATTTATTCTCGGTGTTTTTTGGCGGCGCCGTTGCGTTACTACCAGTGTTTGCCAACGAAATATTGAAGGTAGGAGCCGAAGGTTTGGGAATTATGCGGGCAACATCGTCATTGGGGGCTGTATTAACCATGCTGGTGATGACCAGGTTTTCGCCTATGGGCAAGCCATGGCGCAATTTGTTGATAGCGGTAACCGGGTTTGGGTTGTCTATCATTTGCTTTGGTTTATCTAAAAGCTTTTACCTGTCATTGTTGTTTATATTTACCGAAGGAGCTTTTGACAGTGTAAGCGTAATTATCCGTGGTACAATTATGCAGTTATTAACGCCCGAACATATGCGCGGGCGGGTATCGGCTGTTAACCAGATGTTTATCGGCTCATCAAATGAGATAGGAGCTTTTGAATCGGGCACGGCGGCACGTTTATTAGGCACGGTGCCGTCGGTTATATTTGGCGGTAGCATGACTATGCTCATTGTGGGTATAACGTATTTAAAAACCAAACGGCTTGTACCGCTATCCTTAAGCCAAATACAGCCACCGAGCGTTGC
The genomic region above belongs to Mucilaginibacter sp. KACC 22773 and contains:
- a CDS encoding CheR family methyltransferase; the encoded protein is MVYFNIDSFDNSKMTDLDFNRLSTFIYTNYGIKLPPSKKIMLEGRLLKRLRTLNIPSYKKYCEFIFSNEGQRSELIHMIDVVTTNKTDFFRESVHFDYLSNNILPEVFRDYSAAKPFKVWSAGCSTGEEPYTLAMVLSLFAETHMGFSFNIWGTDISSRVLQAAALAVYTEDKVAPVPIALKRQFLLKSKDVHNKTVRIVPQLREKVKFGRLNFIDEDFGPIANFNVIFCRNVLIYFDRPTQEKVILKLCSKLEPGGYLFLGHSESVSNMNLPLTQIRPNIFKRK
- a CDS encoding chemotaxis protein CheD, which encodes MDRYYLYPGSIFASRKPHIVDTILGSCVAVTLWDPVLEFGSINHYMLPYWNGEGTPSNKYGDIAIPAIINKMLALGSNKSNLRAKVFGGCETGAPNGVFHIGERNIGLAIEVLKKEQIPVLSHNVGGYRGRKVLFYSESGKVMIKYIKQNFPDQQIDTKG
- a CDS encoding protein-glutamate methylesterase/protein-glutamine glutaminase, yielding MKNKIKVLIVDDSAIFRQLLGKILSADPVIEVMATAADPYIAASKMTMQVPDVITLDLEMPRMDGITFLKKIMSQHPIPVIIITGHTGRDMEVTLKALEYGAVEVLTKEMFDEQALTSEARGRICEIVKSAALTKIARKSIAEKPSVVPKLSADAVLQYVKPKNQSIISDKVIAVGASTGGTEAIRVFLEGLPVDIPGIVIVQHMPENFTRLFAERLDGLCKIGVKEAEDGDLVKPGMALIAPGNRHLLLKRRGSQYYVELSDSPLVNRHRPAVDVLFRSTAIYAGQNGIGIILTGMGDDGARGLLEIKQAGGKTIAQDESSCVVFGMPKEAILLNAADKILPLKDISRYVVQLVNDKRFV
- a CDS encoding M28 family metallopeptidase, which gives rise to MKYITISLLLFITAAASAQTIIKPDARIKQMADEVSSQNIETTIRKLVTFKSRHTLSDTTSKTTGSGAARNWIKAEMEKYALESGGRMTVAFDTFTQPKGTRIDKPVKLKNVLAILKGTDPTDSRVYLVSGHYDSRINDVMDANGVEPGANDDASGTALSMELARVMAKRQFPATIIFMAVVGEEQGLYGSANVAKRAKAENWNVDAMLNNDIVGNTHGMETDLKDNRSVRVFSDGIPTNATDKQVAALKSLGGENDSPSRELARYAKETGERYVDQLDVKLIYRRDRYLRGGDHLPFLEQGFTAVRFTEMNEDFNRQHQSIRTENGVDYGDLPDFVDFNYVQKVARMNLSVLANLAFAPARPQNVGIITSDLTNKTKLTWEAPSTGKKPAGYYVLMRETTSAFWERKFYVTDTMATLAYSKDNYFFAVQSVDADGHESLPVFPKPVR
- a CDS encoding EamA family transporter; its protein translation is MQKNKIPIRPLLAVLGSILSVQVGAAIAKGLFPALGASVTATLRIGLSALILLVVNRPGLKTLTREQWNAVIPYGLCLGAMNLIYYLALSRIPLGIAVTLEFMGPLLLVVFSSKRAIEFLWVLLAAGGIVLMTPWNNTNIDLFGAGMALLAGAFWAGYIVLGRRVSAVLNGGQAVTIGMLFALMATLPFAFASDGMMNFKSSMIIPAMGLALFCSAIPFSLEMYGLKYIPTKTFSILMSMEPAVGAICGLIFLKEYLSIQEYVAVILVVIASAGATIGNRQEMGNITPEG
- a CDS encoding DUF6728 family protein, translated to MYFFRKKDPNRPDNINLRIMHFINALAILMFLAGIIYKLIQVFILKK
- a CDS encoding RidA family protein → MMEIINTNNAPAPIGPYSQATVAGNFVFVSGQIPLNPATGELVTSGIKDEAVLVMENIKAILTEAGLGFANVVKTSIFLTDLGNFGQVNEVYGTYFTSNFPARETVQVSALPKGVNVEISVIAVK
- the recG gene encoding ATP-dependent DNA helicase RecG, which encodes MDPFQTPLTYLKGAGQTRAEVLKKELGIATFEDLLRHFPFRYIDRTKFYKVKDINPDLPYVQVLARVISKQIVGEKHTKRLVVQTRDDTGTLELVWFKGINWIDKTIVPGTVYIVFGKAGSFNGQAQMAHPEMEIYSPANMQRQGNATLQPVYNSTEKLKQFQLDSKGIQKLTATLLGLHAKDIKENLPLYIIQHFKLLGRAEAYRNTHFPADANLLNEALHRLKFEELFLLQLKLLRNKLLHTQKFKGNVFSTVGHYFNDFYHHKLPFELTTAQKRVLKEIRQDTQRGVQMNRLLQGDVGSGKTVVALMAMLIAIDNGFQTCIMAPTEILASQHYQTISSLVGDGFIEVALLTGSTKQKDRRVLHQKLESGEMKILIGTHALIEDKVQFKNLGFVVIDEQHRFGVEQRAKLWRKNMMPPHILVMTATPIPRTLAMTLYGDLDVSVIDELPAGRKPIQTLHFFDNQRLRVFGFMKKEIALGRQIYIVYPLIKESEKLDLKNLEEGIEIISREFPLPEYKISIVHGKLKPADKEFEMQRFIKGQTQIMVATTVIEVGVNVPNASVMIIENAERFGLSQLHQLRGRVGRGAEQSYCILMSSHKLSHDGKIRLDTMVKTNNGFEISEIDLQLRGPGNLDGTQQSGVLDLKVANLATDQELLFKARKTVEQIFAKDPQLALPENQVLHHAFETKNAGLSWDKIS
- a CDS encoding M20/M25/M40 family metallo-hydrolase; this encodes MKRKFTFLISSLLLSANLIHAQDSLMIRKIYDEALVNGKSYESLRYLCKNIGQRISGSANAQKAVEYSKKLMESYGFDKVYLQEVMVPHWVRGAKETAFIIDGKKRIPVPIAALGMTVATPKEGITANVIEVQSLKELATLGEAAIKGKIVFFNRAFDPRFIETGQAYGTAGDQRFMGPAAAAKYGAVGVIVRSLTESLDDYPHTGATLTDKDGKNIPAAAISTKAANKLSAMLKMRKFPAAKFYFKQSCQLLPDVLSYNVIGELTGTEHPNKFISVGGHLDSWDLAEGAHDDGTGVMQSAEVLRIFKAIGYKPKNSVRAVFFMNEENGHKGGTKYAELAAQNKEEHIAAIETDEGGFTPRGFSFSDVSKDFITKVNTNWKSILEPYEVDQLTIGGSGTDIEPMKEKLPSVVLIGFRPDSQRYFDIHHTPNDVFENVNKRELELGGAGIAALIYLIDQHGF
- a CDS encoding MFS transporter, whose translation is MTEEGESKPKIDSFAALRYKDFRSYIGMRFCFTFAYSMQAVIIGFYIYELTKDPFALGLVGLCEAIPAVCIALYGGYIADKSEKRKMLLLIFSGVIFTSMVMFTVTLKSMSDIIHVGWVVPIIYVMIFCNGIARAFYGPATFTIYAHSIPKEVYPNGSTWSSSSWQVASIVGPAAGGLIYGYSDKFFGISGITATFGCIIFFLIVSLILVARLRKYPPVFVPKESIYKSLSEGISFVFGNKMMIGAMSLDLFSVFFGGAVALLPVFANEILKVGAEGLGIMRATSSLGAVLTMLVMTRFSPMGKPWRNLLIAVTGFGLSIICFGLSKSFYLSLLFIFTEGAFDSVSVIIRGTIMQLLTPEHMRGRVSAVNQMFIGSSNEIGAFESGTAARLLGTVPSVIFGGSMTMLIVGITYLKTKRLVPLSLSQIQPPSVAKGEMAVK